The Plectropomus leopardus isolate mb chromosome 1, YSFRI_Pleo_2.0, whole genome shotgun sequence sequence CGGCCCAGTGTGGTAGTTCACACGTGCTCCGTGGTTAGTGATGTACTTTCCATTTGACTCCATGTCACCCTAGATTACAAAAACTGGTCAAAATTGTTCTCTCCGATGGATGTGTGGAACACTAACACAGGCACAGAGTTGCTTTGTCAATCACGTGGTAATATCAGCATGCATACTCTTAGATCAAAAGAGATCTGTGAGGCCTGCGGCATTGTGGGGGCAGACCTGTTGGAAGTAGGCAGTGAAGCGGTGCATGTACTGGTCATAGGGTAGCATGGCGTGGGTCTCAGCGTGGAAGAAGTTGATGTACCAGATGCCCAGCAGAGCCAGCAGAACGGGAGCGTTCTTTTCCAGAGGAGCAGTGCGGAAATGGTTATCCTGCatgagatggagggatgatAATTTACATCCATATGCTGTGCTTGTTTTCTCCAGGAAGGCTGGGTAGTTGAATAAGAATAGTTTTTCGACAGGTGGAGACCTGAAGGTGTTGGAGAAGTACCTACCATCCAATGAGCTCCTGAGAGAAGCTTCTCATAGTTGTCATAGCCTGATGGAGGAGAATATGTGACAGAAAGGTTAACTAACAtaataaatgattgattaaaCTGTTTGAACagtttaaatgattgttttagaatcttgtgttttcagtgttttcttcaccAATATCAGCCTATTTATTTACTAAAGCAAATGTGTGGAGAATTGCTCTATATTGGTCAGTAAGACTGTCCACCGCTTCAGTCCGgatgtatgcaacattcagagcatgcCGTGAAACTTGTTGTACACAGTTAAGTCCCCCTTGGGATGATATGCAATAAGTTTGGTGATCTCTTGACTTCTCATCCAGCATCAATCTGATCCAATTATTTGGTCAACgactaaatacttgcaaaatgAATGGGCTTACCAcaagcctcagctgtactttgtgacTGGTGCTAATTAGCAATGTTAGCATGCTACACGTTGCTCCTATGGTTAACGTGCTGGTAAACATCAGCACTTTAGCAGATTTATGAACTTGTCAGAATTCATCGTTAGCATCAAGTAAAACCTCACAGAGCCACTTATCATGACAGTTGTTGTGTCACTATAATAACTAGAGGGATGATGTGTGCATCACCGCTACCACAGAATCTCTTTTGACAATAAGGAAGGCACCAAAGTCAGAAATTttctaatgtaaaaaaaacacaaaaaagtgttgTCACTGTACATACCAATGTGCAGGGCAATGGCCATTCCAATTGCAGACCACAAGGAGAAACGACCACCAAcccactgaaagaaaaaaaatactgaaaatatatcCATCCCGTATACAAAACTCCTTTGCAAAATGTGTATATTATAATGAATGAGATGCTTTGCAAACAAGTTGCTGGTAACTTTAAGAGCAGCATCGATGTAATTAACCATAAGCTACACATATTTATGATGCATTACCTGCACACTgacatcaaaaatatttatatccttaataaaaattaatgtgAGCCTTGCAGTTGACTTAGTGCTTCATAATTTAGCCTTTGATATTTTGCACAAGTCCTGTCCCATTGGTAaagttttcttctctctcttagGGACAGATATTGTCTACTCTGTAAATgtaacaaatgcaaaacagccATTTTTTCCCCTATGACTTGAACACCATTTCATAGCTGTTACCCCTTTAAATACCAACAATGTAACTAAATGTAGCTCGCTGACCTTTGATGCCACCCAGCCTTTACAGTAACCTCTGCAGAGAGAAGGTCGCTACCAATAATAACTGAGTCTGAAGAGAGGCGCTTCTGATTACCCAGCAGCTGCTGGCCAGAGCACCCGTAACACCTACTTCACAGGTCAAAAGCCTAGCTTATTTATAGCTGCTGCCTACGGCCCCCATCACAGTCTGTGGATGAAGACAGGACCTGATGTACACAGGCTTAAAAAGAGCACTTACATCCCAGAactcaaacatgttttctgtgtcGATGCCAAAGTCCTTCACTTTGGGctgagtgagagacagagaaaagcaggaCAGTTAGGATCAGATATGtggaacagagagagaacattTAACTAGCAAAGTAATGTTTTGTGACTTACTCCATTTGTGGAAAGGGCCACAAAGTGCTTGGCAACAGCAGCTGCCTGTTGAAACAGAGAGGATATAATTAAAGGACATCAGTCAGCAAACTAAGAAAATGCTGCTGTTGTCTGAGGCTGCTGTGTACTCACATCCTTGGCATGTTCAAGGAACCATTCTTTGGCCGACTCAGCGTTAGTTATGGTCTCTTGGGTGGTGAATGTCTATAAAAGGAAAATTTGATATACAAAATACATAGATAAGTATTCACATATAATGCAGTTAAACATATGATAGTGATCTActggcaaaagaaaaagtctaAATAACTGTTTATATTTCAGCTGTCGCTTTTCCTGGAAAAAGCACCTCACAGTGTGCAGCAATATGAGATTTATTTGCCTAAATAGAaacttaaaggttcagtgtgtagggtttaggAGCATCTTTTTTGGTAGGAATTGTATATAACATTCATTACTATGTTTTTACTAGTTTATAatcactgaaaataagaattgttgtgtttttattatgttaatgAGTGCAATTCATGTCCGTAAGTAATGGGTCTTCTCCTACGCACTCCGCCATGTTGCTCAACAGCAGCTTAgcacggacaaaccaaacactgactctagatagggccattcgcACCGGCCACCGTAGCTTTTTCTATAAGCTTTGCAAACAGGGAAAGTTTTGATTCAGcaacctcaccgctagatggcactaaatcctTCACAGTGGACCTTTAATTTACAGCCAGTTTATGAAAAATTTTGTACAAACTGATTGTGTAAACATAATTATGAattatatgttgttgttttttgttattaaaatgtgaGATGTTCGGTCTGCTCTGTGTAAACCAGCTTACCTTGGATGCGATGATGAAGAGGGTTGTCTCAGAGTTCAGCTGTGCCAGGGTTTTGGCGATGTGCGTTCCATCGATATTGGACACAAACCACACACGCGGGCCACCCTTTGAGTAATTTTTCAGGGCCTCGGTCACCATCAGGGGGCCCTGCAAGGCAAATCAACTCAAGTTCAAGTTCACTTAAGACTGTGGCTGAACTGGGAAGCTCACAGGAGTCAATGTGTATGACTGTGAATTTTGCAAAATAGACTGCATCAAAGTCTTTCCAGAGATTGCACTCACAAGGTCAGATCCTCCGATGCCGATGTTGACAACATCCGTGATGGCCTTGCCTGTGTAGCCCTTCCACTCACCGCTGCGAACTCTCTGCAACAGGCAAACACAGTCATTGTAAACATGAACCAGATTTTACTACAACAAAAACCTCCACGAGCAGCATTGCTAAACTCATACTGTGAAAGGTGTAACCTCCAGTTTAAcatctttttgtgcttttgcatCCGTCTGTCGCTGCATTTCACTCACATGGCAGAAGCCCTTCATCTTCTCCAGAACTTTGTTGACGTCCGGCATCACATCCTTGCCATTAACCATGATGGGAGTGTTTGAGCGGTTCCTCAGAGCCACATGGAGCACAGCGCGGCCCTTCATGTCCAAAGCACAAGGAATCAAAACACATAGAGATACTCAGTTCTGTTTGGCACTTTCACTTTTGGCAAGGAAATTAGTGAGATGTTGCATTCACTGAATTCAGTGTTCATCTTTAAACGAGCCCAAAACTTGCGTCCAAGTTAATGCTGCCATAAATCAAGTTACAGCTGACACGTGGTCAACAATGAACACCTCAGTGAAGTTGATCTTCTCTCCAGTGAACATCTTCTCTCTGGCAGCCTCAACGCCTCTTGACTTGGCCTGGAAAAGACAACAAATGTTAGCTTATGAGATGAAATATAATGGTTATGATTCAAATTGATGATTAATCCCTCCAGACAATACATTCAATTCGTgtccacaaagaaacacatattTTGCCTCAAGAACAATCATGAATCCTCACTAATGGCTTGCTGCAAGGACTGATGGGATTCCCATTTTACAGCTGCCTGCATCAGCCTTTGATCTGCTTGTATTGCGAAGGAGCTATGATGCAAATCTACTTTAGCATTTAAAAAGGGACAGATAACGGAGATGGAAGCTAAAGTACCAGATCGACCAACATCTTCATGACTTCCTCAGTGAGGAGATTCTTGGAATAATCCAGAAGAATGTCTCCATCCTCGGTTTTCATGCACAGGCTGCCCAAACAGAGAAAGATATTAGTGACTGGAACAGCAACAATTGTGACATTTCCTgactgataaaaaaattaatgaaaaattacCAACAAACAGTATGATTCTGTGCTTGACCGGTGGTTTGACATTTAGTTTTCAGTGTTATGTAATAAGGCAGCACAGTTGCGTAGCAGGAATGCATCTGCAGCACTTTCATGTGAACTTTACTGCAGATTATGAAAATGGCAAACTCACACTAAACAAATACATCTAATTTCTGTACATGCAAACTATCTACACCCTGTCCTGTGGTGCATTTTCGCAAATGCAAAAGTTTTAATATGATGCATACCTGAGCTTGTTGAATCTCTCCTTGTCAGACTCAAACATATGCCTCAAGTTGAGATTCAGGGCATGGGCTGTGTACCAGTCCTGCAGTTTTTGGAAGTTGGGGTCCTGTGTAAATGCCATGATGTCCAGAGGGGCTTGCTGTGCTCCGCTGTGCTCAACTAGCCTGGCTGAGTGGGAGCGAGCAGGTCAGAGGGGGAGCTTTTTGAAGGGCGTCCACACATGCCCCTCCTACAAGAGACACACTATATTCAGGGCTGTGCCTGTCACACCTCCGTCATTAGTGCAGCAACTAAATGTCATGTACCGTTCATCGGACAGTACAGACTGTAGTGAAGTTCATTCTATTGCACTCATTGCAAATTCCCTCTGAAATACAATGCATTAGCTAATTCCATCACTGCACAATACATTATCTCCAACATTACAACACTATATCAAAGATGCTAAATACGTTATGATATACAGAtccattattttgtttaaaatgtcacaaacttaattaattaatgattagTGAGTAACAAATTATTACTTAGTGAATCACATAAACtcttcttattttattttatttttttaaatttctgattCCGTTCCTCTGTTTACAGTAAAACAATTACATACAGTAATgtacatttaaagttatttatttacaaggaaaatattatttagataatttctgcttttcaaTCTTCAAGTTGAAgctttttcctcatttatttaaatatttgtgtgccccattttaatgtttttgtatggGTGAAATTTTAAATCGTCTcattgctattaaaaaaaattgggaaacGTATTTAGCATCTTTGATATAGTGTTGTAATGTTGGAGATATATTTTGTGTCTagaaagtatatatatatatatatatgtgattGTCTTGTAGCtgtttactcatttcttgctaattctggGTCATTTCATTTCGCTTGCGGGGATTCTGGGTCACATCAGGctgatttgctcaggtgtcaatgGGCTAATCTGATCCTGTTAAAGTTTATCAGCATATCCATGTAAtagccagttttttttttcaatgattatTATCAACAACACTTAGTGTGTGCCAGAATGACcttgtaaaacacacaaatgaagaAGTATAACGGGTATAATGTATCAACATTACATATATCATGCTTTTATATCTTATGAACCCCAGAAAAGAAAAGCTTGACAGAACAAACTACAGTTCAATTTGTGGACCTCAACGCCCCCAAGTGGCcgtttttcaaaatgatgagCTCACAGTGTAATGCTCTTTCTCACACACTAGAGGGCGACAAAAGCTTAGTCTCTTGcaaatatttctgttattaCTCATTTTATACCGTCTGTGAGTCAGTGATGCGTCTAAATGACAATGGCAGATGCTTTAAGTGATTTGACCAAAGATGGacatcacaaaaatatgaactgaatggtgtaattaaaaaaaatttgcatttaaacataTATTGCTAATGTTGGCAGCTGGTGTAGTCCAGAGGGATTTACAATGAGTGCGTGTGTATTTCACTTGCATTTCAACATTATCAGTTTCTCCATCACCAGCATGACAAGAAAAATCCAGCAGATACTGTCTGGTGGCTTGTAGTGCCTAGTAAGCTACATTACAGAAATATGAAAGGTATAGACTTCTAATGACTCATTATACAATTTGGTGACCCAATTTCCTTTTGAAGagtctttgttattttttacacGCAGCTTTTGTTCCTGGGGGGATAACTGTGAATAATTCGCGCACTAATTTATAGTATTTAGATTTATGTGTAGTGAGGGAGTTATAACCATTTTAATTTCGGGAAtggcattttaatttcaaaatgaatgTGAAGTGGAAGACATTAACAAAAGAAATACCccgaaaaaagtatttattggTTAGAAGGAACATTATGACTTAATACCCCAGTGTGCCTTTATGACACTGAACACTTAAAATGATACACCTCtctttaatgtgttattttgttttatgtatatGGCTCAGATGAGAAAACCAGCATTCTCTATAAagattttaatatatttgaatatataatatttaataaattgtgGCCAACAACAGaaattttgtataattttaaagctgatttgtgaatatttgtgtgtttaaaaaacaaaacaaaaattgtgtATAATGTGGTATTGTTTTGCTGTAGGTTTATTTGTTGTAGTTCGACAATCTGGTTTGGAGGATTCATTTCCTGTAccagaaaaaatatcaataaatttCAGTAAATGTAGTTAAGGCAAC is a genomic window containing:
- the gpib gene encoding glucose-6-phosphate isomerase b; the protein is MAFTQDPNFQKLQDWYTAHALNLNLRHMFESDKERFNKLSLCMKTEDGDILLDYSKNLLTEEVMKMLVDLAKSRGVEAAREKMFTGEKINFTEGRAVLHVALRNRSNTPIMVNGKDVMPDVNKVLEKMKGFCHRVRSGEWKGYTGKAITDVVNIGIGGSDLGPLMVTEALKNYSKGGPRVWFVSNIDGTHIAKTLAQLNSETTLFIIASKTFTTQETITNAESAKEWFLEHAKDAAAVAKHFVALSTNGPKVKDFGIDTENMFEFWDWVGGRFSLWSAIGMAIALHIGYDNYEKLLSGAHWMDNHFRTAPLEKNAPVLLALLGIWYINFFHAETHAMLPYDQYMHRFTAYFQQGDMESNGKYITNHGARVNYHTGPIVWGEPGTNGQHAFYQLIHQGTRMVPSDFLIPAQSQHPIRDNLHHKILVANFLAQTEALMRGKTTEEAKKELEASGLSGEALEKILPHKVFQGNRPTNSIIFKKLSPYTLGALIAMYEHKIFVQGVMWEINSFDQWGVELGKQLAKKIEAELKDTTEVHSHDSSTNGLINFLKKNFA